GAACAGGATGATGCCAAAACCCACCACGAGCTTGAGGCTGACGTTGAGACGCCCCAGCTGGACTACTAACCAATCGTACATGTCGAATGCTCCAGACAGACTTCGCCACGAGATCGACGGTTCGCGGCAGGCAGGATCAGGTTGTGGTGCTGGTGAGGCGGGTTTTCTCGGGACGCATCTCCGTGCGTCAGAGGCTATCGGCCGCGATTGTCGGAACTGAAGCGGGAGTTTGTCGTAGTCTGCTCAGGGCGGAGCGGCTGGTGCCGTAAAGGAAAAAGCCCGCATTGCGCGGGCTCTTCTAAACGGAACGGATCAGACGCGGAAGCGGCTGACCAGCATCTGCAGCTCGTTGCCCAGGCGCGCCAGTTCGACGCTGGAAGCGGCGGTCTCCTCACTGGCGGCGGCGGTCTGTTCGGAGATGTCGCGCACATTCATCACGCTGCGGTTGATCTCCTCGGCCACAGCGCTCTGCTGCTCGGAGGCGGCGGCGATCTGCTGGTTCATCGACTGGATGGTCGAGACGGTGCGGGTGATTGCGCCCAGACGCTCGCCGGCGCGGCGGGTCAGATCGACGGTGCTGACGGTGAGGTCGCGGCTGGTTTCCATCATTTGCACAGCCTGCTGGGTGCCGCTTTGCAGCCCGGCGATCAGTTCCTCGATTTCCTCGGTGGAGGACTGGGTGCGTTGCGCCAGGGCGCGCACCTCATCGGCCACCACTGCGAAACCACGGCCGGCGTCGCCAGCGCGGGCGGCCTCGATGGCGGCGTTGAGCGCCAGCAGGTTGGTCTGCTCTGCCACCGCCTTGATCACATCCAGTACGCTGCCGATCTTCTCGCTTTCGCGCTTGAGCTTGAGTACCGACTCGTTGGAGCGGTCGACTTCGTTGGCCAGCCGGTCCATCTGTCCGACCGCTTCATTGACCGCGCCTTCGCCCTCGCGGGCTTCGCGGTCGGCGGCGGAGGCTGCCTCGGAAGCCTCCTCGGCGTTGCGCGCGACTTCCTGCACGGTGGCGGCCATTTCGTTCATGGCAGTGGCGACCTGGTCGGTCTCGGTCTTCTGGTTGTTGACCCCGGCGCTGGTCTGCTCGGTGACGGCGGACAGCTCCTCGGCGGCGCTGGCGATCTGCGTCACGCCGTCGTGAATGCGTCCGATCAGCTCGCGCAGGGACAGGTTCATGCGCTGCATGCTCTTCTGCAACTGGCCCAATTCGTCGGAGCGGCTGGTCGGGATGTTGCGGCTTAGGTCGCCATCGGCGATGCGCTCTGCATGGCCGAGGACCTCGCGCAGCGGGTTGACGATCTGTCCGGTGATCAGCCAGGCCGCTACCACGCCCAGAGCCAGGGCGATGAGCGCAGCCAGGGTCAGCAACGTCTTCGCCTGGGCGACTCCGGCGTCGCGCTTGGCGGTCTGGGTCGTGGTCAGGTCGATGCTGAGCTTCTCGATCTGGGTGCCGGCATCGCGCATGCGGTCGCGCGCGGCCTGGCTCTCGTTGACCTCGTTGCGGTAGGTGGTCAGCGCGTTGCGGTAGGCTTCCAGCGCCTGGAGCGTGGCCGCGAGCTCGGCATTGAGTTCGGCGGGCGAGTCCTTCATGTCGTTCTGCGTTGCCTGGATCACCTGCTGAAGCGCATTGAAGGCGTTCTGTTCAAGGGACTGCGCGTCGGTGCTGGTGTAGGCCATGACCTGCAGGCGTGCCTGCATCATCAGGCGCCCGAGGCTGGCGAGGTCCGCCATGTGCTGGAGGTTTTCCGGATTGCCGCTGCTGACCAGCTTCTTCTCGGCCTTTTCCATTGCCTCGCCGGCGCTGCCGGCTGAGCGGATCAGGGTCTGCTTGGCGGTGTCGCGGCCTTCGTAGGATTTCAGCAACTGGCTGAACAGGCGGCGGTACTCAACGGCCAGTTCATGCTGCTGTTCGATGACGTGACGGTCTTCGTCCTCGCTGAAGCGCTCTTTGAGCGCGCGATGGCGCTGGTCCAGCAGGTCGAGGGTTTCACCTACCAGCCTGGCGTCTTCTGGTGTGCGGGTAGACTGGAATTTCAGGCGGGTGATGCGCAGGTCCTTGGCGATGGCGATCAGTTCGGAAATCTCGCCGAGCTTGTCGCCACGGCTGATGACGCCACTCAGGTTGATCCAGCCGGTTACGGCGATCAGCAGGGTGAGTAACAGCACCAGGCCGAAACCGGAGGCGAGTTTGAGTTTGACACTGAGGTTGTTGAACCAGCGAAACATGAAAGCGGTGCTCCAGGGATAATCAGGGCCGGTACGCATGGCTGAGCAGGAAATGCGCAGAGTGGGGACGACCGGTAGCGCTGGTATCGGCTTGAGTGCCTGGAACTGAAGAGCTTCGAGGTGTTTTTCTGACTGGCGGTTCACGTTGGAGGCCGCGTGGTACCTGGCCTGTAGCGAATCGGTACTAGAACAGGCGTGCCAACAGTGCGGTGACGGCGGTTTCCACGCGCAGGATGCGCTCCCCCAGTTGGACCGGCTCCAGCCCGGCCTCGCGGAGCTTCTCCACCTCGTAGGGAATCCAGCCGCCTTCGGGGCCGATGGCCAGCGTGACCGGCTCGCTGAGCGCGCGCGGGCATTCCGGCCAGGGGCCGGGGTGGCCGATCAGGCCGAGGCTGCCGGCTGCCAGGGCGGGCAGCCGGTCTTCGGCGAAGGGCTTGAAACGCTTCTCGATGATGACCTCGGGCAGCACGGTGTCGCGGGCCTGTTCGAGGCCGAGGATCAGTTGCTCGCGCACCGCGCCGGGTTCGAGGAACGGGGTTTGCCAGAAGCTCTTTTCCACACGGTAGCTGTTGAGCAGCACCAGGCGCGGCACGCCCATAGCGGAGACGGTCTGCAACACGCGGCGGAGCATTTTCGGGCGGGGCAGGGCCAGCAGCAGGGTGATGGGCAGCTTGGCCGGAGGCGGCTGGTCGAAGCGCACTTCCAGTTCCGCTTCGTTGGCGTCCAGGCGCAGCAGACGGCCTTCGCCCATCTGCGCGCCGAGGCGGCCTACGCGCATGCGGTCGCCGCTTTCGGCGCGATGGACTTCCTGCATGTGGGTCAGGCGGCGGTCGCGCAGGATTACGCGGTCCGCCGCGACGAAATCGGCGTCGTCGAGCAGCAGCAGGTTCACGGACGGGTGGCCGGCGGCTGATCGCCCTTGGATTCGTCTTCCGTGGTTTCCGGCCCGCGCTTGCGGATGAGGTGGCTGAACAGCACACCGGCTTCGAAGAGCATCCACATCGGCACTGCCAGCAGGGTTTGCGACAGGGGATCCGGCGGGGTGAGGATCATGCCGACCACGAAGCAACCGATGATCACGTAGGGACGGATTTTCTTCAGGTAGGCTACGTCGACCACGCCGATCCACACCAGCAGCACGGTGGCTACCGGAATCTCGAAAGCCAGGCCGAAGGCGAACAGCAGGGTGAGGAAGTCCAGGTAGCTGTTGATGTCGGTCATCGGCGTCACCCCTTCCGGGGCCTGGCCGAGGAAGAAGTGGAACATCAGCGGGAATACCAGGAAGTACGCGAAGGCCATGCCGGCATAGAACAGCACGATGCTGGAAGCTAGCAGCGGCAGGGCGACGCGCTTCTCGTGCTTGTACAGGCCGGGTGCGATGAAGCCCCAGACCTGCGCAAGAATTACCGGCATCGCCAGCAGCAGCGCCACGATCATGGTCAGCTTCAGCGGTGCGAGGAAGGCCGAGGCAGGGTCGATGGCGATCATCGTGGCGCCTTCGGGCAGGAAGCGCCGCAGAGGCTCGGATGCCAGGGCGTATATCTTCTGTGAGAAGTACAGCAGGCCGATGAAGATCACGAAAATCGCGATCACGCAGCGCAGCAGGCGCGTGCGCAGCTCGGTCAGATGCGAGACCAGGGGCATTTCCTGGTCGTGTTCGGGCTGGTCGGGTCTTTCGGCGCTCATGGGGTACGCGGCGTCTCGGGCGAGGCTGGCGGCTGGCTGGCGGCTGGCGCCGGGGGCGCGTCTGTCGGCTCGGCCGGTGCGGTGGGGGCCGTTTCCGGGCTGGCGGCAGGCTCGGTGCTCGCGCCCGGCAGGTTGTTCAGGCGGCTATTGGGAGCGATGGTCGGTGCCGCTGGCGGAGTTTGCGCCTGCGACTGCGGATTCAGGCCGTCCTGGACCTGGGATTGCAGGTCGGTCAGCGGCGCCATCAGCTTCTTCGCCTCCTGCTCCATCTGCAGGATGTGCTCGTTGTGCAGCTGTCGGCGGATTTCATCCGCACCCAGCTCGCGCTCCACTTCCTGCTTGATGGCGTTGAAGCTGCGCTTTAGCCGACCAATCCAGAGACCGGCAGTACGCGCCGCTCCCGGCAGGCGCTCGGGGCCGAGCACCAGCAGGGCGACGAGGCCGACCAGCAGCAGTTCGCTGAAGCTGATACCAAACATGGCTTATCCCATCAGTCCTTGCGCGCCGGCTCTTCGACCTTCTGCGCCTGGGCGTCGATGGTGTGCGGCTGGTTCAGCGGCTGAGTGGGGGCGGCGGGCTGGTCCTTCTTCTCGTCTTCCTCGGTGTTCATCGCCTTGCGGAAGCCCTTGATGGCTTCGCCGACGTCCGAGCCGAGGTTCTTCAGGCGCTTGGTGCCGAAGACCAGCACAACGACGATCAGGATGACTACCCAGTGTTTCCAGTCAAAGATGCCCATCTTGTTCTCCTCGAATTGTTCGTATCAGGCCGACGGCTGGCGTGCTGCTTTCTCGTCGTGCCCGGAAAGGCCGAAGCGGCGATCCAGTTCGTCCAATACCGCCTGCGGGTGCTGGCCGAGGGCGGCGAGCATCACCAGGGAATGGAACCAGAGGTCGGCCGTTTCGTAGATCAGGTCCGTGCAGTCACCGCTCGCGGCGGCGTCCTTGGCGGCAAGAATGGTTTCCACCGATTCCTCGCCGACCTTTTCCAGAATCTTGTTCAGGCCCTTGTGGTAGAGGCTGGCCACATAGGAGCTGTCCGGTGCGGCATTCTTGCGCGCTTCGAGGACTTCCGCCAGACGGGCGAGGGTATCAGTGCTCATGGGGCTTTCCAGTACCTGCATGGGAGTAAATGGCGTCCGGGTCCTTGAGCACCGGGTCGACGGTCTGCCAGGCGCCGTTTTCGAACACCCGGTAGAAGCAGCTCTCGCGGCCGGTATGGCAGGCGATGCCGCCCAGTTGCTCGACCATCAGGATCACGACGTCGGCATCGCAGTCCAGGCGCAGCTCGTGCAGCTTCTGCACATGCCCGGACTCCTCGCCTTTGCGCCACAGCTTGCCGCGCGAGCGCGACCAGTAGATGGCGCGGCCTTCGGCGGCGGTCAGGGCCAGGGATTCGCGGTTCATCCAGGCCATCATCAACACGCGCCCGGTGCGGTAGTCCTGGGCGATGGCCGGTACCAGGCCATCGGCATTCCAGTGAATTTCGTCCAGCCAGTCTTTCATTTCGGGTTCCGTACGGCGGGCACGGGGTGCCCGGAGCCACTGTCTACAACGGTTAAGTGTGCCAGCCAGGGCGGCGACTGGCTATCGGCGAAGGATCAGATACAGACCGCCGGCCAGCATGGCCCAGGCGGGCCAGGCCGCGAGGCTGTGAGTTGCAAGACCCGTTTCGGCAGCGCCGGCGACCAGCACGGCACCTATCAGGCGAGAGGGCCAGGCGCTGGCCATGCCGGAGTGGGTATCGGCAGCTCGGCGTTCGGCCTGTGGCTCGCGGGATAGCCGTTCGAGCGTGTCGCGGGTCATCTGCGCGAGGTGTGGCAGTTGCTCGATGTGTTGCTGGGCATTGCGCAGCAGGGTGCCGGGGCTGACACGTTCGCGCATCCAGCGTTCGAGGAACGGCTGGGCGGTGGTCCACAGGTCCAGCTCCGGGTAGAGCTGACGGCCCAGGCCTTCGATGTTCAGCAGGGTCTTCTGCAACAGCACCAGTTGCGGCTGCACTTCCATGTTGAAGCGGCGCGCAGTCTGGAACAGGCGCAGGAGCACCTGGCCGAAGGAGATGTCCTTGAGCGGCTTCTCGAAGATCGGCTCGCATACGGTGCGGATCGCGGCTTCGAAGTCGTTGACCTTGGTTTGGGCCGGTACCCAGCCCGAGTCGATGTGCAACTGGGCGACCTTGCGGTAGTCGCGCTTGAAGAAGGCGATCAGGTTACGTGCCAGGTAGTCCTGGTCTTCGTCGGTGAGGCTGCCGACGATGCCGCAGTCCACCGCAATGTACTGCGGGCTCCACGGCGTGCGGGTACTGACGAAGATGTTGCCGGGGTGCATGTCGGCGTGGAAGAAGCTGTCGCGGAACACCTGGGTGAAGAAGATCTCCACGCCGCGCTCGGCCAGCGCCTTGAAGTCGGTGCGCTGGTCGCGCAGGGTCGCAAGGTCGGTGACCGGGATGCCGTAGATGCGCTCCATCACCAGCACCTTGGGGCGGCACCAGTCCCAGTACACCTGGGGTACGTAGAGCAGCGGCGAGCCTTCGAAGTTGCGCCGCAGCTGCGAGGAGTTGGCCGCTTCGCGGAGCAGGTCCAGTTCGTCGTAGATGGTTTTCTCGTAGTCGCTGACCACTTCTGCGGGGTGCAGGCGGCGGGCGTCGGCGGAAATGCGCTCGGCAGTGCGCGCGAGGATATGCAGCCACGCGATATCGGAGCGAATCACCGGCTCCAGATTCGGGCGGATCACCTTCACCACCACTTCCTCGCCGGTCTTCAACTGTGCGGCATGGACTTGGGCTACCGAGGCGGATGCCAGTGGTTCGCGTTCGAAGCGGGAAAATACCTGCTCGATCTTCGCTCCCAGTTGCTCCTCGATCCGCGCTACTGCGAGGTCCGGCGGGAACGGAGGCACCTTGTCCTGCAGGCGGGCCAGTTCGTTGGCGATGTCGTCCGGCAGCAGGTCGCGGCGGGTGGAGAGGATCTGCCCGAACTTGATGAAAATCGGCCCGAGGTCTTCCAGGGCCAGGCGCAGGCGCTCGCCACGGTTCAGTTGCATCGGCTTGCGGGGCAGCCAGCGCCACGGCAGCAGGCCGCCGACCAGGCGCAGCCACCAGGGGAGGAAGGGCAGGTCGAGGACCATGTCGTCGAGTCGGTAGCGGATCGCCACGCGCTGGATGCGCAGCAGGCGGCGGAAGGCGAGCAGCTTCATGCGTCGGGCTTGATCTTCTGGGTCATGCGCGTGATGCGCGCGTCGAGGCGGTCGAGGGCGATCTTCAGTTGGTCCAGCTCGGCGAAGCGGGCTTCGGCCTCATGCTGGCCGACCAGAGTTCGGCTTTCCTCGGCGAGATAGTCTGCAAGACTCAGGCGCAGGCTTTCCAGGCTGTCGCCAGCCCAGGCCATGCCGCCGCGCAGGCGCGCGCCCAGCAGGTGAGCAGGCACCGGGCCGAGCCAGCGGGAAACTTCGAACTCCCAGTCCAGCTCCAGGCTCTGGAGGATGTCGGCCAGCTCCAGGAGCATCGCGCTGTCGCCACCCATTTCCACTTCGGGGCTGTGCAGCACGCGCGTCTTGTCCCGCGCCACCGCCAATTGCAAGAGGCTGCCCGCAGGGGCGCGCAGGGTGCAGTCGGCCTCGGCTTCGTGGTGCGCGGCGAGGTGCAGGCCGTCGGCGTCGGGCAGGATGAACAGTCGCAGCATCGGGGCCTGGCAATCCACTTCCAGCACTTTGCCGGAAAGCCGGCCCAGGCGTCGCAGCGCCACGCCGTCCAGCCGCAGGACGCGGTTGAGGGTGGCTTCGGCGCTGGCCAGCGCGGCCTGGGTCAGCAGGATCATCAGGGCTTGATGCCGCGGTGCAGGGCGACGATGCCGCCGGTCATGTTGTGGTAGGTGACGCGGTCGAAACCGGCCTCCACCATCATCGACTTCAGGGTTTCCTGGTCGGGGTGCATGCGGATCGACTCGGCCAGGTAGCGATAGCTCTCGGAGTCGTTGGTGACCAGCTTGCCCATCAGCGGCAACAGGGTGAAGGAGTAGGCGTCGTAGGCCTTGGACAGCAGGCCGCTGGTAGGCTTGGAGAACTCCAGCACCAGAAGGCGGCCGCCCGGCTTGAGCACCCGCAGCATGGAGCGGATGGCTTCGTCCTTGTGGGTGACGTTGCGCAGGCCGAAGGCGATGGTCACCGCGTCGAAGTAGTTGTCCGGGAAGGGCAGCTTCTCGGCGTCGGCCTGGACGAAGCTGACATTGCCGACGACGCCGCTGTCGAGCAGCTTGTCGCGGCCGACCTTGAGCATCGAGGCGTTGATGTCGGCCAGCACCACTTCGCCGGTCGGGCCGACCAGGCGGGAGAACTGGCGGGTCAGGTCGCCTGTGCCGCCGGCGATGTCCAGCACCCGGTTGCCGGCGCGCACGCCGGACAGCTCGATGGTGAAGCGTTTCCACAGTCGATGGACGCCGCCGGACATCAGGTCGTTCATCAGGTCGTACTTGGCCGCGACCGAATGGAACACCTCGGCGACCTTCTCGGCCTTCTCGCTCTCGCGCACGGTCTTGTAGCCGAAGTGCGTGGTGGGATCGGCGCTGTCCTGGCCGGCTTGGGGCTTGCGCGGTTCGCTCATGGCATTTCTACCCTGGAAGTCAGTGGCGGGCATTCTAACAGGAAGGAGGAAAAACGCCGCCCCGCTCACCGGACTGTCGGGGTGCGGCGATAAGGCGCGGCGCGTATGATCGGCCAGTCAGCCATCCGCGGAGTTCCAGCATGTCCCGTATTCACGTCGAACGCCCCCATTCCCTTGGCCGCGAGGCCGCCCGCGCCAAAGCCGAGAAGCTCGCCGACAAACTCTCCCGGGAGCACGGCGTGAGCAGCGAGTGGCAGGGCGATACGCTGCTGTTCAAGCGCAGCGGTGTGGACGGGCGCATCGAGGTGGGTGAAGACCGTGTTGCGGTGGACGTAAAGCTGGGGCTGATGCTGTCCGCCATGAGCGGCATGCTCAAGGGCGAGATCGAGCGCGCGCTGGACAAGGCCCTGGCCTGACTCCGGCAGGCCCCGCGTCTCGCGGGGCCTGGGCTTCGAGCGATGCCGGTGGTCCGTCGAATGCTGGTATGTGTTTTCTAATTTTCCCCGATACCTTGGCTCACGGTCCCGCCTTTCGCGGGCAGCTATTCGACTCCCTCGAATCAGAACATTGTGAGGTGCCATCATGGCCAAGGCTGTCAGCAAGAAGAAAGTCGCCGAATTCGAATCCTCCCTCTACTCCGACGCCAAGCACTACGCCCGGCAGATCTGGCTCGCCGGCCTGGGCACCTACGCCCGCGTGGGGCAGGAAGGCGCCGATTACTTCAAGGATCTGGTGAAAGCCGGCGAGTCCGTGGAGAAAAAAGGCCGCGACCTGGTGAGCACTCAGATCGACGCCGCCAACGACAGCGTCAAGGGCCGCCTGCACAGCGTGAAGGCCAGGCTGAATTTCGAGAAGATCGAGGAGGCGTTCGACGCTCGTGTCGCATCCGCCCTCAATCGAATCGGAATTCCCTCAAGGCGTGATGTGGAGGCGCTCTCTGCTAAGCTGGATGAGCTGAGCGCAGTGCTCGAGCGTGTCGCGAGAACTCAATAAGGAGAGCAGGATGGCTGGCAAAAAAACTACCGATAAAAAAGAGTCCAGTTGGATCGGCGAGATCGAGAAATACTCGCGGCAGATCTGGCTGGCTGGCTTGGGGGCCTACTCGAAGGTCAGCAAGGACGGCAGCAAGGTCTTCGAAGCACTGGTCAAGGATGGCGAGAAGGCCGAGAAACAAGCCAAGACCGAAGTCGAGGGTGTGGTTAAGACTTCCACCCGTTCCGCGAAGTCGCGCGTCGATGCCGTCAAGGGCGCGGCGATCGGCAAGTGGAGCGAACTGGAAGAGGCCTTCGACAAGCGCCTGAACAGCGCGATTTCGCGCCTGGGCGTTCCCAGCAGCCGTGAGGTGAAAGACCTGCACAGCAAGGTCGACAGCCTCACCAGGCAGATCGAGAAGCTCACTGGCGTCAGCGTCGCCAAACCGGCTGCCAAGGCCGCCGCGAAACCCGCAGCCAAGGCAGCGGCCAAGCCGGCGTCGAAACCCGCTGTGAAGGCTGCGGCGTCCAAGGCAGCGGCCAAGCCCGCTGCGAAGCCGGCCGCCAAACCCGCCGCGAAGCCTGCGGCCAAGCCTGCTGCTGCGAAGCCTGCCGCTAAACCGGCTGCCAAGGCTGCAGCCAAGCCTGCTGCGAAGCCGGCTGCAAAACCTGCGGCCAAGCCTGCTGGTGCAAAAGCGGCCGCCAAGCCCGCGGCAAAGCCCGCGACTGCAAAGCCCGCTGCCAAGCCGGCCGTGGCGAAGAAGCCTGCCGCGAAAAAGCCTGCCGCGCCGAAGGCCGCCGCCAAGCCGGCAGCTCCGAAGCCGGCAGCCGCTCCGGCCGCCACTGCTGCTCCGTCGGCTCCCGCCGCCGCGCCGGCCGTGACGCCAGCCGCCGCTCCGGCAACGCCGTCGTCCCAGGCCTGACAGGCCTGCCGCAACACCCGCGCCCGGCCTCGTGCCGGGCGTTTTCATTTCAGTGGTCCAGGTAGCGCTGCGCGATGCGTTCAGCGATGTGCCGCGAGTCTGGCCGCAGGTGCGGGGCCACCAGCATCATCACCTGGAACACCACCTGGCGGACGTCGCCTTCGTGGCCGAGGATGCGCTGGTAGTCGAGGGAGAACAGCAGGGTCAGGGTGATCTGTTCCACCAGTTGACCGAGGGCGTCGGTATCGCTGGCCAGTTCGTCTTCGGCCTTGAGCTGCGCCAGCAGCGTCGCCAGGGTGCGCTTGAGGCCGTTGAGCCAGGTGCGCATGCCGCGTGCGAGCTTGGGCAGCCGTCCGGCAAGGTTGGAAAGGTCCTGGAAAAGGAAGCGGTAATGCGCCAGCCGTTCGACGATCAGGTGCAGGAACAGCCAGTAGTCTTCGGCGCCCAGCCGCACATCGGTGGGTGGGTCGAGCAACGGTGCCAGCTCATCCCCGAAGCGCTCGAACAGCGCCATCACCAGCGGCTCCTTGCCGTGGAAGTGGTAGTAGAGGTTGCCCGGACTGATGCCCAGTTCGGTGGCGATCTCCAGGGTGGAAACGTTGGGCTCGCCCTGCTCGTTGAACAGTCGCAGGGCGCATTCGAGAATCCGGTCGCGCGTTTTCATCCGTGTTCAGGTTCCAGCCACGATGGGCGGACGATAGCTGCGGGCGAGGGTGACTGCCAATGGCTGTGCGGCAAACTTCCGCATGGAGCGTCCGCACCGTGGGCTGCCTGGGCTTCCATCCTGCAAGGCATTCCAGGGTGCCTGCGCCATCCACCCGCGTTGGGTTGCCGTAATCAGCGCACGTGCACGTAAGTCCCCGGCGCTGCTTCCTTCGGCGGATGCTCGGCGTTGCCCAGTTCGAAATTCACCGGCCCGCGCTCGCCCGAGCGCTGCTGGATCCACTCCAGCCACAGCGGCCACCAACTGCCTTCATGGCGCTGCGTGTCGTAGTACCAGGCGCGTGGGTCGGAGCTGAGCTTGCTGTTCTCGAAGTAGCACGCCTTGGGATTGCCCGGCGGGTTGAGAATGCTCTGGATGTGGCCGCTGTTGGACAGCACGAAGCGGCTCTCGCCGCCCAGCAGCAGCGCCGAGCGGTATACCGCGTCCCACGGCGTGATGTGGTCGGTGATGCCGGCGACATGGAAGTTGTCCACGCCGACTTTCTTCAGGTCAACAGGTGTGCCGTTGACTTCCATCGCCCCCGCGCGCGCCAGCGGGTTGTGCTTGAAGAAGTCGAGGAAGTCACCGTGCAGCGCGGCGGGCAGGCGGGTGTTGTCGTTGTTCCAGTAGAGGATGTCGAACGCCGGCGGCTGCTTGCCCAGCAGGTAGTTGTTGACCCAGTAGTTCCAGATCAGGTCGTTGGGGCGCATCCAGGCGAATACCTTGGCCATGTCACGGCCATCCAGCACGCCCTGCTGGTAGGAGCGGCGCTTGCTGGTTTCCAGGGTCTGCTCGTCGGCGAACAGCGCGGCGGGGGTTTCCACCTGGCTGTCCAGCAGGCTGACGAGGTAGGTCGCGCTGGCGATTTTGCGCAATTGCCGGCGCGCCTGCAGGTGACCCTGCAGCGCGGCGATGGTCAGGCCGCCGGAGCAGGCTCCCATCAGGTTTACGCTGCGGCTGCCGCTGATCGAGCGGCATGCCTCGATGGCCTCGTCGAGCGCCTTGACATAGGTGGAAAGCCCCCATTCGCGGTGGCGCGCGTCGGGGTTGCGCCAACTGACCATGAACAGTTGCAGATTGTTCTTCAGGGCGTACTGGACGAAGCTCTTTTCCGTCGTCAGGTCGAAGATATAGAACTTGTTGATCTGCGGAGGTACCACCAGCAACGGTCTGGCATACAGGTGCTCGCCCATCGGTTTGTACTGGATCAGCTCCAGCACGTCGTTGCGGAACACCACTGCGCCCGGGGTGGTAGCGAGGTTCTGGCCGATTTCGAAGGCGCTGCGGTTGACCTGGCTGGGCATGCCGCCATTGTGCATCAGGTCGTCGAGCAGATGACGCGCGCCCTTGAACAGGCTCTGGCCGCCGGTGTTGAACAGTTCCTTTACCGCCAGCGGGTTGATCAGGGTGTTCGACGGCGAAGCGGCATCGGAGATGATCGACAGGAGGAATCGCGCGCGGGCGCGGTCGTCGCAGCTCAGGTCGCTTTCGTCGATCCAGGCCAGCAACTGTTTCTGCCACGCGAGGTACGCCTGCACGGTGCGGCGGTAGATCGGGTTGAGGCGCCAGGACGGGTCCTGGAAGCGCGCGTCCTGCGGGTTGGGTTGCAACGGCGAGTCGCCGATCAGCACCTGCCCCATCTGCTTGCCGAAGGCGGCCAGATGGCGCGCCGAATGCAGCGGCTGGCGCACGCCCTGGAGGGCGAGCATGCGCAGTGTGGACAGCATGTCCTTGCCGCGCAGGCCGACGATGGCGCTCTGCGCATTCATGAACTCGGTGGGGACGGGGACGCTACCAGGCTCGGCTTTCTCTCGCATGAACAGCACTCCGTAAAGGGTTCGACCTAATCAGGGTCTATCGACGTTCCGCCGAGGCCGCGGCGAAGCGTCAATGGACCCAGCGAAGCAAGGGCTGTACCGGAGTCGGGAAACTCCCGGTCCAGACACCTGTTATCCGTTCGAGGGATGTACACGGGGATCGATGCAAGAGGAAAACTGCCCGAAAACAGGGCAGCGGATCAGCAGCCGGGTTGCCCTGCGGTCACCGGCGAGGGTCGCCGCGACGGGGGCCGAGTCAGGCGCTACGTGTCGATACCCGCGAACAAGCCTGTTTGTTGTTAGTAACTGCAACAGGATTGGTCAAGGCAGCATGCCGGCCGACTGTGACGAAGCTGTGATGCTTCAGCCAGCCTTGGGCGCGAACGGGCGGGGGTGGATCACCGCGCGCTGCCGTTCCTCCTGGAGGAACTTCATGATGATCGGCGCCACGCTTTCCGCACGGGTCACCAGGAACAGGTGGCCATCGTCGATTACGTGCAGCTCGGCGTTGGGAATGCGCCAGGCGAGCATGCGCATGTTGATCAGCGGGATGATCGGGTCGTCGTCGCCGGCCAGTACCAGCGTCGGCTGGCGGATCTTGTGCAGCCAGTGGATGCTGGTCCAGCCCAGGCCCGCGAAGAGCTGCCAGTAGTAGCCCATCTTGCCGGACGAGCGCACCTTGCTGGCGAAGGCCATTGCCAGCTTCGGGTCGCGGCGGAAGGCGCCGCCATAGATATCCGGGGCGATGTGCACGCCG
The Pseudomonas triclosanedens DNA segment above includes these coding regions:
- the hisI gene encoding phosphoribosyl-AMP cyclohydrolase, producing the protein MKDWLDEIHWNADGLVPAIAQDYRTGRVLMMAWMNRESLALTAAEGRAIYWSRSRGKLWRKGEESGHVQKLHELRLDCDADVVILMVEQLGGIACHTGRESCFYRVFENGAWQTVDPVLKDPDAIYSHAGTGKPHEH
- a CDS encoding 16S rRNA (uracil(1498)-N(3))-methyltransferase, with the protein product MNLLLLDDADFVAADRVILRDRRLTHMQEVHRAESGDRMRVGRLGAQMGEGRLLRLDANEAELEVRFDQPPPAKLPITLLLALPRPKMLRRVLQTVSAMGVPRLVLLNSYRVEKSFWQTPFLEPGAVREQLILGLEQARDTVLPEVIIEKRFKPFAEDRLPALAAGSLGLIGHPGPWPECPRALSEPVTLAIGPEGGWIPYEVEKLREAGLEPVQLGERILRVETAVTALLARLF
- a CDS encoding methyl-accepting chemotaxis protein, giving the protein MQRMNLSLRELIGRIHDGVTQIASAAEELSAVTEQTSAGVNNQKTETDQVATAMNEMAATVQEVARNAEEASEAASAADREAREGEGAVNEAVGQMDRLANEVDRSNESVLKLKRESEKIGSVLDVIKAVAEQTNLLALNAAIEAARAGDAGRGFAVVADEVRALAQRTQSSTEEIEELIAGLQSGTQQAVQMMETSRDLTVSTVDLTRRAGERLGAITRTVSTIQSMNQQIAAASEQQSAVAEEINRSVMNVRDISEQTAAASEETAASSVELARLGNELQMLVSRFRV
- a CDS encoding phosphoribosyl-ATP diphosphatase — translated: MSTDTLARLAEVLEARKNAAPDSSYVASLYHKGLNKILEKVGEESVETILAAKDAAASGDCTDLIYETADLWFHSLVMLAALGQHPQAVLDELDRRFGLSGHDEKAARQPSA
- a CDS encoding twin-arginine translocase TatA/TatE family subunit, with the translated sequence MGIFDWKHWVVILIVVVLVFGTKRLKNLGSDVGEAIKGFRKAMNTEEDEKKDQPAAPTQPLNQPHTIDAQAQKVEEPARKD
- the tatC gene encoding twin-arginine translocase subunit TatC codes for the protein MSAERPDQPEHDQEMPLVSHLTELRTRLLRCVIAIFVIFIGLLYFSQKIYALASEPLRRFLPEGATMIAIDPASAFLAPLKLTMIVALLLAMPVILAQVWGFIAPGLYKHEKRVALPLLASSIVLFYAGMAFAYFLVFPLMFHFFLGQAPEGVTPMTDINSYLDFLTLLFAFGLAFEIPVATVLLVWIGVVDVAYLKKIRPYVIIGCFVVGMILTPPDPLSQTLLAVPMWMLFEAGVLFSHLIRKRGPETTEDESKGDQPPATRP
- the ubiB gene encoding ubiquinone biosynthesis regulatory protein kinase UbiB, yielding MKLLAFRRLLRIQRVAIRYRLDDMVLDLPFLPWWLRLVGGLLPWRWLPRKPMQLNRGERLRLALEDLGPIFIKFGQILSTRRDLLPDDIANELARLQDKVPPFPPDLAVARIEEQLGAKIEQVFSRFEREPLASASVAQVHAAQLKTGEEVVVKVIRPNLEPVIRSDIAWLHILARTAERISADARRLHPAEVVSDYEKTIYDELDLLREAANSSQLRRNFEGSPLLYVPQVYWDWCRPKVLVMERIYGIPVTDLATLRDQRTDFKALAERGVEIFFTQVFRDSFFHADMHPGNIFVSTRTPWSPQYIAVDCGIVGSLTDEDQDYLARNLIAFFKRDYRKVAQLHIDSGWVPAQTKVNDFEAAIRTVCEPIFEKPLKDISFGQVLLRLFQTARRFNMEVQPQLVLLQKTLLNIEGLGRQLYPELDLWTTAQPFLERWMRERVSPGTLLRNAQQHIEQLPHLAQMTRDTLERLSREPQAERRAADTHSGMASAWPSRLIGAVLVAGAAETGLATHSLAAWPAWAMLAGGLYLILRR
- the tatB gene encoding Sec-independent protein translocase protein TatB — protein: MFGISFSELLLVGLVALLVLGPERLPGAARTAGLWIGRLKRSFNAIKQEVERELGADEIRRQLHNEHILQMEQEAKKLMAPLTDLQSQVQDGLNPQSQAQTPPAAPTIAPNSRLNNLPGASTEPAASPETAPTAPAEPTDAPPAPAASQPPASPETPRTP